The Chryseobacterium sp. 52 genome includes a region encoding these proteins:
- a CDS encoding DUF4280 domain-containing protein, which translates to MSGKHLVCQGATCMCNFGTAPDKLQVKTQSKRYINDNAGSKKLMATHMDIGKTFEKNTFGSCAKMNNNPCQAVVTQWSGFYDKITLQDNSGKALLEDSKATCPIGGPDCIKIINHGQTAEASAQNVKNADDEVLAELLPFVNIKGGAKKYIPINQ; encoded by the coding sequence ATGAGCGGAAAACATTTAGTCTGTCAAGGTGCTACCTGTATGTGTAACTTCGGAACAGCTCCGGATAAACTTCAGGTAAAGACACAAAGTAAACGCTACATCAATGATAATGCCGGCAGTAAAAAACTGATGGCTACCCATATGGATATCGGTAAAACTTTCGAGAAAAATACTTTCGGAAGCTGTGCTAAAATGAATAACAACCCCTGTCAGGCTGTGGTAACACAGTGGAGCGGTTTCTATGATAAAATAACACTGCAGGATAACAGTGGAAAAGCCTTACTGGAAGACAGCAAAGCAACCTGTCCTATTGGTGGCCCTGACTGCATCAAAATCATCAATCACGGACAGACAGCCGAAGCTTCTGCACAAAATGTGAAGAATGCAGATGACGAAGTTTTAGCAGAGCTCCTCCCCTTTGTGAACATAAAAGGCGGCGCAAAAAAATACATTCCTATCAATCAATAA